In the genome of Danio rerio strain Tuebingen ecotype United States chromosome 23, GRCz12tu, whole genome shotgun sequence, one region contains:
- the mafba gene encoding transcription factor MafB, translating into MLQRSSAPRSETHQEHCMRKERGEKTPKSGFPNTLLKNRGTMSADLAMGPELPTSPLALEYVNDFDLMKFEVKKEAMAAHDRANIRQCNRLQPQGSVSSTPISTPCSSVPSSPSFSPTEQKNHLEELYWMPSGAYPQQIDPQTLSLTPEDAVEALIGATAHGHPPPPHVQQQLQAGAFDGYRGAHHHHGHAQQQQQQQPQHHHHQHQYGAIPHHPDDLSGHPGAHGHHPHHHHHHHHSQDPDSPSPTSPEQLHHRHHHHHHPHGHPGQQGHHGVGGGLNVEDRFSDDQLVTMSVRELNRHLRGFTKDEVIRLKQKRRTLKNRGYAQSCRFKRVQQKHLLENEKTQLINQVEQLKQEINRLARERDAYKLKCEKLTGANGFREAGSTSDNPSSPEFFM; encoded by the coding sequence ATGCTCCAGCGCTCGAGCGCGCCGCGGTCGGAGACCCATCAAGAACATTGCATGCGCAAAGAGAGGGGAGAAAAAACGCCAAAGTCTGGTTTTCCCAACACTTTGCTAAAGAACAGGGGCACGATGAGCGCCGATCTCGCCATGGGGCCCGAGCTGCCCACCAGCCCGCTGGCGTTGGAATATGTCAATGACTTTGATTTAATGAAATTCGAGGTAAAGAAAGAGGCCATGGCGGCGCACGACCGCGCCAATATACGGCAGTGCAACCGCCTCCAGCCGCAGGGCTCCGTGTCCTCCACTCCTATCAGCACCCCGTGCAGCTCCGTGCCGTCCTCCCCGAGCTTCAGCCCCACAGAACAGAAGAACCACCTGGAGGAGCTGTACTGGATGCCCAGCGGCGCGTACCCGCAGCAGATCGACCCGCAGACGTTAAGCCTCACGCCCGAAGACGCGGTGGAGGCTCTGATCGGTGCCACGGCCCACGGGCACCCGCCGCCCCCTCACGTGCAGCAGCAGCTGCAAGCTGGAGCGTTTGATGGATACAGGGGCGCGCATCACCACCACGGCCACGCGCAgcaacagcagcaacagcagccGCAGCACCATCACCATCAACACCAGTACGGCGCGATCCCCCATCACCCCGACGACCTGTCGGGTCACCCCGGCGCTCACGGCCACCACccccaccatcaccaccaccaccaccacagcCAGGATCCCGACAGCCCTTCTCCTACCTCGCCCGAGCAGCTCCACCACCgccaccaccaccatcaccacccGCACGGCCACCCGGGTCAGCAGGGTCACCACGGCGTGGGGGGCGGCCTGAACGTGGAGGACCGCTTCTCCGACGACCAGCTTGTGACCATGTCCGTACGGGAGCTCAACCGACACCTGCGGGGCTTCACCAAGGACGAGGTGATCCGCCTGAAGCAGAAGCGCCGGACCCTGAAGAACCGGGGCTACGCGCAGTCATGCCGCTTCAAGCGCGTGCAGCAGAAGCACCTGCTGGAGAACGAGAAGACGCAGCTCATCAACCAGGTGGAGCAGCTCAAGCAGGAGATCAACCGGCTGGCCCGAGAGAGAGACGCCTACAAACTCAAATGCGAGAAACTGACCGGAGCGAACGGGTTCCGCGAGGCAGGATCCACGAGCGACAACCCGTCCTCCCCAGAGTTCTTCATGTGA